A window of the Lactuca sativa cultivar Salinas chromosome 5, Lsat_Salinas_v11, whole genome shotgun sequence genome harbors these coding sequences:
- the LOC111918684 gene encoding heterogeneous nuclear ribonucleoprotein 1, with protein sequence MQSDLGKLFIGGISWDTNEERLHHYFSRYGDVLESTIMKDRATGRARGFGFVVFADPSVADRVTKEKHNIDGRMVEAKKAVPRDDKLTMSRNNNISSIKSSPGQTRKIFVGGLASTVTENDFKMYFEQFGKVTDAVVMYDHNTKRPRGFGFITYDTQDAVNNVLSKTFHQLNGKTVEVKRAVPKELSPGPTPTRAILSPYPYGLNRTNSVLNGPIGGYNVGMDSRFGLNSGYGIGMELNFEPNTLPYGRGLSPYYGDSSRFRSPVSYDGGNGNNISFFSSNPGNLWANGGVDPIRSLVSPQHGGNGGGFGRNTSGGGYDPPFSDVYGGGGGGSRDLTWGLEGDGIGLFGGFGN encoded by the exons ATGCAATCCGATCTTGGCAAGCTATTCATCGGTGGGATATCATGGGATACAAATGAAGAACGTCTACATCACTATTTCAGTAGATACGGCGACGTTTTGGAATCAACGATTATGAAAGATCGAGCCACTGGTCGTGCTCGTGGATTCGGCTTTGTAGTCTTTGCCGATCCTTCTGTTGCAGACAGAGTCACCAAAGAGAAACACAACATCGATGGCAGAATG GTTGAAGCAAAGAAGGCAGTTCCTAGAGATGACAAACTCACAATGAGTAGAAACAATAACATTAGTAGCATTAAGAGTTCACCTGGACAAACAAGAAAGATATTTGTAGGAGGTTTAGCATCGACAGTAACTGAAAACGACTTCAAGATGTATTTTGAGCAATTTGGAAAAGTTACAGATGCTGTGGTTATGTATGATCATAATACAAAAAGACCTAGAGGATTTGGTTTCATCACATATGACACACAAGATGCAGTCAACAATGTCTTATCAAAAACATTTCACCAACTAAACGGAAAAACGGTTGAAGTCAAACGCGCTGTTCCAAAAGAACTCTCACCGGGTCCCACTCCCACTCGAGCTATACTTAGCCCGTATCCTTATGGTTTGAACAGGACTAATAGTGTTCTTAATGGACCAATTGGAGGTTACAATGTTGGGATGGATAGTAGATTCGGTTTGAATTCTGGATATGGAATTGGAATGGAGTTGAATTTTGAACCGAATACTTTACCCTATGGAAGGGGATTGAGCCCTTATTATGGGGATTCAAGTAGGTTTAGGAGTCCTGTAAGTTATGATGgtggaaatgggaacaacatTTCTTTCTTTAGTTCAAATCCTGGTAACTTGTGGGCTAATGGAGGAGTTGATCCTATAAGGTCTTTGGTTTCCCCTCAACATGGTGGTAATGGTGGAGGGTTTGGAAGGAACACTAGTGGGGGTGGTTATGATCCACCTTTTTCAGACGtttatggtggtggtggtggcggctcGAGAGACCTGACATGGGGGTTGGAGGGAGATGGGATTGGTTTGTTTGGTGGGTTTGG GAATTGA